A single region of the Marinobacter nanhaiticus D15-8W genome encodes:
- a CDS encoding AAA family ATPase — protein sequence MAEDILTGDPGTLFNRLQERYGLGQDPLSMDSPFFPGAQRQYALETIRHLAAFGDMALLVTGERGSGKTRLLAELVRAESERLKFHRLAVSEVATEQGLADALLRIAHHGLGSGRSSRDAIFGFFKWSETATRKGQRIVLLLDDADHMPAAVVHVLLAAHRAADCSQCAVPVLTGADTLITSLGIVDVGDNVRQTVHQVHLRPLTRDEVAEYLAPRIERSGGDSSELLNSGRLKQLHELSQGSFSRLKRTAPAVWLGMAGHSQPQPSRKAGPGFKKLMWPMLAVVLLGASWLLVSWQYDAMVASETDVVPAVEPVRQTVRLGPDSNIWADMSNTRDEPDEGRGVEAGAADTAQSPPAATVEDQSIGALDTGAEQVDGEVPSTEVEASKEEPATAEIGAVPTEDEGSSRPESVLPELDPTGSVDPSSDEGAAAEQDTLSFAQQASSSEGSPSPEVAESAALVESAVSSAPESEPGFDVANPGRFRPVEQLRTREGYTAQYIAGYEEDTATDFLAQHPSVEELVYTRSTRKGKPWYVVIYGGFASRDEADRVIGQLPQELAQRDVWIRSFSGL from the coding sequence ATGGCTGAAGACATCCTGACCGGTGATCCCGGCACCCTGTTTAATCGACTCCAAGAACGGTATGGCCTGGGGCAGGATCCGCTTTCCATGGACTCTCCCTTCTTCCCCGGCGCGCAACGCCAATATGCACTGGAAACGATCAGGCACCTTGCGGCCTTTGGCGACATGGCCTTGCTGGTTACCGGGGAGCGTGGTTCCGGTAAGACGCGTTTGCTGGCCGAGCTAGTGCGAGCGGAATCTGAAAGGCTGAAATTTCACCGCCTGGCCGTCTCCGAGGTCGCTACGGAACAGGGCTTGGCGGACGCCTTGCTGCGTATCGCTCACCACGGTCTGGGCTCCGGCCGCTCTTCGCGGGATGCAATCTTTGGTTTCTTCAAATGGAGTGAAACGGCGACCCGTAAGGGCCAACGGATCGTACTTTTACTAGACGATGCTGATCATATGCCGGCGGCGGTTGTTCACGTATTGCTCGCGGCACATCGAGCGGCTGACTGTAGTCAATGTGCGGTGCCCGTACTGACGGGGGCGGATACCTTGATTACGTCGCTGGGGATTGTTGATGTCGGTGACAACGTGCGGCAAACCGTTCACCAGGTTCATCTTAGACCCCTTACGCGGGACGAGGTCGCCGAGTACCTGGCACCGAGGATAGAAAGGTCAGGAGGAGATTCTTCTGAGCTGCTGAATAGTGGGCGCCTCAAGCAGTTGCATGAGTTGAGTCAGGGCAGTTTTTCGCGCCTCAAGCGTACAGCGCCCGCAGTCTGGCTGGGTATGGCTGGGCACAGCCAGCCGCAGCCCTCCCGCAAGGCTGGGCCAGGTTTCAAAAAATTGATGTGGCCAATGCTGGCAGTGGTCTTGCTCGGGGCCTCCTGGCTGCTGGTTTCCTGGCAGTATGATGCCATGGTCGCTTCCGAAACCGACGTGGTTCCCGCGGTAGAGCCGGTGCGCCAAACGGTCCGGCTTGGGCCTGATTCGAACATTTGGGCTGACATGTCCAATACTAGAGATGAACCGGATGAAGGTCGAGGAGTAGAGGCGGGGGCTGCCGATACTGCCCAATCGCCGCCGGCCGCCACCGTTGAAGATCAGTCGATTGGGGCGTTGGATACCGGAGCCGAGCAGGTTGATGGAGAGGTTCCATCGACTGAAGTTGAAGCTTCAAAAGAAGAACCTGCTACGGCCGAGATTGGGGCTGTGCCGACGGAGGACGAAGGTTCCTCCAGACCCGAGAGCGTCTTGCCTGAGCTCGATCCGACAGGTTCCGTCGACCCGAGCAGCGATGAGGGGGCTGCCGCGGAGCAGGATACTTTGTCTTTTGCTCAGCAGGCGTCTTCCAGCGAGGGTTCGCCCTCACCCGAAGTGGCCGAAAGTGCTGCTCTTGTCGAGTCTGCCGTTTCGTCCGCTCCAGAATCGGAGCCTGGGTTCGACGTGGCCAACCCGGGACGTTTCCGCCCAGTAGAGCAGTTGCGGACGAGGGAAGGTTATACCGCCCAGTACATAGCGGGTTACGAGGAGGATACGGCAACTGATTTTCTGGCGCAGCACCCGAGTGTGGAAGAATTGGTGTACACCCGCTCTACACGAAAAGGCAAACCATGGTATGTTGTGATCTACGGAGGGTTCGCCAGCCGGGACGAAGCGGACCGGGTAATTGGTCAGCTTCCGCAAGAACTGGCCCAGCGTGATGTCTGGATCCGTTCTTTTTCAGGACTTTAG